The DNA sequence GCTCGAAACGAATACAGCAAAgtacaagaaaaacaaaaatagaaagaaatagGACGAGTTAAACATGGCTACCATTGTTGTTGGTACTTCGTCAGCGGCCCCCGACACCTTGCGACAAGGAAACTGTTGGGTTGGGCGAGGACAGGGTTGCTCGAGGGTGTCGAAGCAGACCCAGCCAAGCCAAGCCAACAGATTAAACCCGTCACAAGAGATTATTAATTTACCGACCAGCTTATCTATTGGTTTGTCTGGGGGGTGTCTTTTAATATGAGTTGAGACTCGCCTGAATAAGGCATATGCAGCTAATTATAATTAAGCGACTTAATCTGACATTTGGCGGGAAGTGTGGGCAACCGCTCCCATGCCTCGGTTGACCTTTAAAAATAACTATAGGCTTCCCTTCCCTTTTGaaaagttctttttcttctttctaatttttgatGTTGTTGCAGAAAGGGCTGGTATGTTACACTCGCGTCAGATACAGGTAGGGGGGCTAGGGGACTCCTTTTTCACCAAGCCAAATAGTCAATCAAGTATATTTCTATACTGTATGCATGGATAAGTTTAAGCTTTGTCGACTTTGATTGAAATAAAAATGTGGAGCtagatttttcaatatatacTTGCCATTCTTGCTATAAGAAAGACGCACAACATTTTTTTAGAGTTGAATAATTGTTCTTATGACTTAAATATTTGATGAAAAAGTTGGGACCTGAGATCGAGCCAGGCCATGCAAACTCCCTAACTTGGAGGGATACTTTGCACAGAACTGATTGTCTTGTATAGTATTTTGTTAGGGAGATAGTTCAAAAAGGTGATATTGTTGTTCGATACATTCGTACTGAAGATCAGGTTGCAGACATTTTCGATCACCAAAGGCTTACAcagtccaattttttgtgaaacATTGTCATAGTCTGGGTTTGGGATCTTCCAGTCTTGGTTTCAGATCAGTTTTATATATTTACGAGTTACTTCCATGCCATGCAAAGGACAAGCAAAACAAGAAGAGACAGATATACGATGGTTTAAACAACACTGCTGCTGTCAAAATCTAATCCAACTAGGAAAAGGAGGAATTATTCCCGTTAACCACTGCAGTTCATTAAATCCTTACAAGGCTGTCCTAATATTATGAAAATATCGCTTTACTTTCTGCTTTTGCCAGGAAATGTGTCAACTTTCTAATCAACGCGAGACTCGCATGATACCAATAATATGAACCACGTATCGACGAATATATCAAGTATCCCACTACATGAAGAATACTCAAAAAGTTAACGAGTCCATGGATAAAGTTGACGGACTGGAGCAGTGTGAGACAGAAAATAAAAGTTCATGGGCCACGAGTGACAAGCACGCACCAATTTATACATTATTAGTTAAACGCAtcgttatatatataatagttaCAGTGCAAGTTATAGAATGAAATATACACCACCATATGTTTTTCCATATAAGGTATGTTTTACACTGAATCATCAACAGCATGTGTAAGATGGAGCACTGCTTTTCGAACCAAAAACCATGCTCACCACTTCCACACTCAGCCGACTGACCGCGATTCTGTACTGCTGAAGCACGTCTGTCCGCCCCACCCGCCCCATCCTCAGTTGAGCGCGTCTACAATCCCTTAAATTCAGGAAATGTCTGGCCAAACAACTTCAATTCACGGTTTTCAGCCAGACCTCTAGAGAGAAGTACATATTGCTCTATCTTGGCATCCTTTGATTTGCTTAAGATGTAAAATATGAGAGCTTCCTTATTGAATCATCTGGTACTCAACTTTATATACTTGTAGTTACACACATACCGGTGCGGAAAAAACTAATGATGCTTCCCAGACCTTGTAGTCTCCTCCCTCGAGGCTTTTATTCCAATTTTGAGGTCCACTAGCAGGTTCGTAATGACCTGGTCCGATTTTTATGGCAACCTTTTCATCAATGATGGCAGCATACACGTCTCTTTCTGCCTTGGTGATTTTAACCTACAATGAAAAGTGAAAAATGAAACCGAAGCTTCGACGATATCTTGATCTTccacaaaagaatgaaaacagaAATCTATTTTAACTTATATTTCCTTATAAGTCAGACCGACTTGATTAGTGATACTTACTAGACTCCGACAGTTGAGCTTGTTCCGGTTTCTGAGAGAGATCAGAGCAGCAATTTCAGATTGGTAGTGAGAGAAAATGTGGTCATAGAAAACTGTAGGTGTTCCCGGATGAGTCAAAATGTAAGCATATCCTtgcatttcttttcctttgggaAACCTCCAATGACCCttcaaaaagaaagaataaaagaatttGTATCTCGATACTTTTAAATATTAATATGATTGACTCTAAAATAACAGAGAATTCATGATCAAAACAGTTCAAACCTGAGTAGAACCAGTATCATGATTCTCTATGAAAGTGACAGCACGAGATGGCCACCATCCAAGAACCCCTGGAGGCTTACCCTTCTCATCTGACAATCGCCAATACTCGCACCTTTCCAGCGCCTGTACAAGTACAAGTAATTCCATGTGAATAAAAGTAGCATCCGCCATACAAACATGGAAAGCAAAGTCATAGAAGTTTTACAGTTGCAATTAAAAATTACAAAGATGCACACTTACTGCATGGagaatcccttttgttgtgacATCAAATGCACCACAAGTTCCATTAGTAGCGTTGATCCAATCAACAATTCTCTGCCTGTGTGCATCTTGATTGCGATCCATTTCCCCATACGTATAACTTAGGGAATCCCAATACTCGCCTACAGCAAAGTAGGGCTCACTAGCATCCACGTAGTCCCTGACATAGCCACCCCAAAATCCTCTAACAAAATCCAGCCTCCATCCATCGTACCCAATATCGTTCCTGTGACGGTCAGTCATACATTTATATCAACATAATAGATAAACTTTCAACATAACATGCACCATAAGGGAGATTGCACTTCAATTGGATAAAATACAACATGTCCAAAAATTTTGCAAGGTACTGGTACGTCCACAAATTGATATTCTACGTCATAATGGGCATAAGAACATGTTAGGAATTAACCTTAGCCAGCATAACCATTCTCTGATATCCTTCCTCACAAAATCTTGTGAATGATCAATGTTTGGGGCTGCATGAAAACTATCTCCACTACTTTTGTTGCCCCTTCCCTGTATAACAGAGAGaaaacattttcaaaaatcTTAAAAAATAGCTACATAAaacaattttcccaaaaaacgTGTTAAGCAAACATTGGCATATAAACATTTGATAACACCTACATATATCATGCACACTTTACTCAAATAGAAAGGCATCCCACATCACATTTGCTTTCAGTAACATAAGGAGATTACAGAGTGCTTTCCAAAATAATCAATCTATAATGAAATGAACAGACATAGGCAATTAGTTTTTTTAACTACATATGTGAAGGAACTCAAGAAACACAGAAGATTATCTAACAGGTAACATGTTTCGCTAAagagtattattattattattatcgaAACCAAATACTAATCTATGGTCATTGGCCACCATTTGGACTGTGCATGCATTATGTATGGGGTTGTGCAGTACTGGGCACCGTGTTTGGAGTTGCAACACTGGGCACCGTAGACATTCTACAAACAAAGTTTAAGTGTCTTTGGAAGTTTGTCACGTTACAACATCATAAACTACAACATCACATGCGCACATAAAATAAACTGCTGTATCACATTCTAACAAGTCCATAAACTACAGTTTTGCATGTACACATGAGCGCACATGAAATGTACTAAATAATAAATATCATGTCTCTTTTGGAGCATATCAATGACACTATCTTGAAATGAAATTCagataaaggtcgtacccagtgcacaaggcttccgctttacgcagggtctgggagaggtgaatgtcggctagccttacccccatttatggagaggctgctcccaagtctcgaacccgagacctaccgctcatgggcgaaggcacttgccatcgcaccaagtgcgacctcttgaAATGAAATTCAGATGAGcaaaaaaaagttaaatacCTGAAAATGTGGATCATCTGCAACAACTGCACGATCATCCCAATTTAAACGACCACCAAATATATTCCAAACACCATTTTGATTCCGATAATGTGCACAACGGTGATTCAGAACAGCATCTCCAAGAACTTTTATACCAACGTCATGGAATACCTTCACGGTCTCCTTCAGTTCGTCCATATTTCCGTATCTGAGAAGTGGGAGAAAGGAGCAATCACTACTTTTACATGATACTCCCCATAGAGATACTAACTAGCATCTCTTAAATGAGAGTTCAGTATCGAAACTAATAAATAAAAGTAACCCTCTGAACCAAATAAGGAATTTTACTACAATAAATGATTAAGAATGAAaccttaaaactcaacaaataatTGGTGTGTTACTAAGTATGTGCAATGTgcataaaccaagaaaacagaGGTATGCCGAACTACTTTTTCATTTGctcaaaaaaaattacaaaaaataggtgtgtgtgtgtgtgtgtgcgcgcgtgtGGTGATTGGTGAACTGTGAAGACCATGACAAAAGTATTATGTAACATATGTTACCTGGAGTTCAGATTATATAAATCCCTGGGCATGTACCCTTCAGGTGAAACAGACTCTGTGGGAGGTGGAAACCAAATCACAGTGAAACCTAGTGAAGATAACAGTGCAGCTTTACTTTTGAGTTCCATGTACCATCTTCCAGATTTACTAGATTCCCAGTTAAAACCTTGGCACAATATTTCGAAACCTGTTCCTGTCCCTGAACATATTTTGGCAGGGGCGACCTTCACTTCTTCAGTTTCTGCAATGGTTTCCTCAGGTAAAGTTGGAACGGTAGTTCTGAAGATACTATACGCTTCAGCAGCCAATTTTTCTATTTCTTGAAGAATGGCTTCTTGTGCTTTTTTGGATCTTGTCCTTGGACTTTTATCAGAGAAAACGTCACTCACCAAGTTCCTCATTTCATTGATTAATCCATCGGCAtatgcagtactttcttctacTGCTTCTGTACTTCCGTCAGGTACCTGAGCATCTTTAGATTGAATCTCTGATTGTACAACATTTGCGTTTTTTGAGCTTGAAAGGGGGATGTAGAAGTCATTTCCCACACATCTCAACCACGTACTTTCATTtagtttcaaaagaaaaagaaatcctGCGAGTCCTTCTTCCAAAGTAAACAGTCCCCAGCATCCATTTCCACCCTCTTTTTGCTGCACACAAGATGTCCATGATAATAACAAAATTGATCAAGAAAATAATTCATTCTTGACAAGTTTAATAGAAAAATTCTTTAGTAAGCACAAAACAGATAATAAACCTTGCTTTTAAAGCTTTTCTAGAGAAgcagaaagaaaatgaaagtatAATTAAGATTTACGATTATACAAATTACTGTGGATGCTAATAGCCAGAACATATATGCATTCACCAGTTCTCTATCATGTATATCATGTACACCAAGTACGTATGCATTAAAAATTTCTAACAAAGTCCTCCTATAAGTTACAGAAGGAGTCTTGTCCAAGGAAACCGTTTCTCCTGAGGTTTAGGAATTAATATTGTAAATAATTATGATTGTATTcctgatttgtagagattcttaCTTGTTCGCTAAGCATACCCGATTGGATAAATAGGCCTTTGTGCtatgaataaaataatcaaGATTACAATTTCTATATAGTATAGGCCTCTGATCATACACATGCTCGCAAAAACAATACCCTATCTCTCTACTGTTCAAAATCATGCTTCAACCAACACAGAGATATTTGTATGCGAGAAGAGTTAACTAAAACGAACAATGTAGCACCAGTTTCATGATCTTCAAAATTATTGGAAGTTGTTCAGTGGATCACTAAACTctgatttccagttattatgtTGTTCTGCAAAAGTATTAGAAATTGTTCCTTTCcccaaaaattcaaacaaaaatataacAGTGATCCCATAACTAGAATACAACATAATGATTTTATACAAAAGAAGTCAACAAACATTTGGTGTTTATACCACGAGAGAGAATGGTCAactacaaaactatatataaaatataaagaacAAGAGAGGAGggaatagaaaagaaaagaaaaagtctTAGAAACCTGTAATCGAGTCCGCAAAGCCTTGTCCTTGAATACTACTGTTTCTGGTGGATGCGGGGCAGCTGGAATTTCCCATGTTTTAGTATCATCTCTGCAAACTCCCCAGTGAACAACAGCATTATCAGGTAAATCTGTTTCCAAGTATAGTAGATTCTTAGCTGTCTCAGGGCACTTGCTAACGGAAACAGTTACTGAATTGTTTACAGAAATTTCTTTTGCAATTGGCAGTTCTTCATAGAATCCTTCTACACACGTAGTTTTCTGTTGAGGGTGTCTGGATTCACTGCCGCTGCTGTCTTGATCTTTGGAATTTGATGATTCTGCTTTGACGAACACGTTGGATAGTTTTCCCAAAACTCCTAGAATCGAATTGGACACAagcaattttcaaattttcactcAGTTCAGGTTGGACAACTGTGGAGAAAAAgtgaaaatgaaaaactaatCAACCATAACCCATCTCCTCCACAGCCAAAAAGGAGTGGGTATTTGTGGGCTCTAGAATTTTAGCCACGACTGCAAGACAGACGCTTGGCTTAACTGTTGACATTGGTTACATATGAATATAGACTCACACCAGAAAAACAAAACCtgttttttattcatttaactGCACTAAGGATAAGTGGAAAAGGAATCATTTTTAAGAATGTATAGAAACATCGGAGTTTCACTCTTAAGCTGAATTAGGACAGTCTccttttgggcttttattacaCCGTTTCTTGGAAAATCACAAATTGGTTCAGATTTAACAGTATtacaaacaaaataaatcaaGCAAACCAGAGAATAGAGTGGCATTGACAACCTGGCCACATGCCAAAGCCCTTTGTCGCTCCAACTACATTGTCATCGTCTTGTGGGTAGGCGACAAGAGGCACTCTAAAGTCACTCCCTCTGTGCTGATACCAAGCACCAGTTTCTTCATCCTGCAACACCAAAACACCCCAACAAGAGCAGACACTGAAGATGGCATAATAACATAATAGCCGGTATAATATAAAGGGCTTACTAGTTGAAAATCACAACCTTGAGAACAAAATTTATCGCTGCAATTGCGCTGTTGGGTTTAACATCAATCTTCACTTCATAAGATGTATCGCCTCCCACAGACGACAACGATTCCTTCAAGGGTGTCTCTATTGCATAGTCCTGAAAATCCTCATGTATATCAAATTCATTCCAACCAACAGCTCTGCAATCAAACTTAAGAACCCAATTACATACCTTGATGGGAACTGAACCAGCTGGTCTCATTTCACTAGGAGGCTGTTCCCATTCGCTGCacaatacaaacaaacattttagagagagagagagagagagagagtaattgCAATCTACTATTAAAGTCTGAAGATTTTACCAACTAACATCGTCCACAAAAGAAACTCCCCAATGAAGAAC is a window from the Malus domestica chromosome 16, GDT2T_hap1 genome containing:
- the LOC103402925 gene encoding alpha-amylase 3, chloroplastic-like; protein product: MRSTTTSLILSINFVAFMFSVSRVAVAHTMSTVRIEPLLQDLHHYGRQKPSHRRPQSNHPLKLSSSFTAFPKKLVVSNSRSFCYFQPPTPRRGPTLGVRAASTDTTTVETSESTDPIYKKTFPLKRTEVVEGKIFVKLDHGKNEKKWVLTVGCNLPGKWVLHWGVSFVDDVSCEWEQPPSEMRPAGSVPIKDYAIETPLKESLSSVGGDTSYEVKIDVKPNSAIAAINFVLKDEETGAWYQHRGSDFRVPLVAYPQDDDNVVGATKGFGMWPGVLGKLSNVFVKAESSNSKDQDSSGSESRHPQQKTTCVEGFYEELPIAKEISVNNSVTVSVSKCPETAKNLLYLETDLPDNAVVHWGVCRDDTKTWEIPAAPHPPETVVFKDKALRTRLQQKEGGNGCWGLFTLEEGLAGFLFLLKLNESTWLRCVGNDFYIPLSSSKNANVVQSEIQSKDAQVPDGSTEAVEESTAYADGLINEMRNLVSDVFSDKSPRTRSKKAQEAILQEIEKLAAEAYSIFRTTVPTLPEETIAETEEVKVAPAKICSGTGTGFEILCQGFNWESSKSGRWYMELKSKAALLSSLGFTVIWFPPPTESVSPEGYMPRDLYNLNSRYGNMDELKETVKVFHDVGIKVLGDAVLNHRCAHYRNQNGVWNIFGGRLNWDDRAVVADDPHFQGRGNKSSGDSFHAAPNIDHSQDFVRKDIREWLCWLRNDIGYDGWRLDFVRGFWGGYVRDYVDASEPYFAVGEYWDSLSYTYGEMDRNQDAHRQRIVDWINATNGTCGAFDVTTKGILHAALERCEYWRLSDEKGKPPGVLGWWPSRAVTFIENHDTGSTQGHWRFPKGKEMQGYAYILTHPGTPTVFYDHIFSHYQSEIAALISLRNRNKLNCRSLVKITKAERDVYAAIIDEKVAIKIGPGHYEPASGPQNWNKSLEGGDYKVWEASLVFSAPVCV